A single region of the Ziziphus jujuba cultivar Dongzao chromosome 10, ASM3175591v1 genome encodes:
- the LOC107411670 gene encoding transcription factor MYB86, with amino-acid sequence MGRHSCCYKQKLRKGLWSPEEDEKLLNYITKHGHGCWSSVPKLAGLQRCGKSCRLRWINYLRPDLKRGPFSQQEENLIIELHAVLGNRWSQIAAQLPGRTDNEIKNLWNSCIKKKLRQRGIDPNTHKPLSEIENIEKDKIITSMTNNNNNKSSSILTNNNNNNEKASVGSNELNMNIIEAAVVNSKQPTSTITSTTIALERYPIEVSSTCSKINNNNNITTTTATNSSSSNLTAPTPPTQEFFLQDRSESSTTSCRPSSHHHHHHDFVGYFAFQQQHHHHHQSDYGSEMGLSINHHNNNNNNSFSFIQNSRSSSEMATELIHSMSNSSSIFAAPPPPPPPRVKPSISLPSDHHCDVNWEAAAAAAAAAGTFSNANNNNSNGSSSCGMELQSNSNNFFENTSNSGFPWGVLQSSETTMKSDKDDQQVVHVNPLAGDPEEIKWSEYLHNSFLLGGASSSSTSTSTTNMFNSDVKPETHLLTNRSSATAAAATWHHHLHHHLHQNQHQQVFQASEMYTKDLQRLAVAFGQTL; translated from the exons ATGGGGAGGCATTCTTGTTGCTACAAACAGAAGCTTAGGAAAGGGTTGTGGTCTCCTGAAGAAGATGAGAAACTACTGAATTATATCACCAAGCATGGTCATGGTTGCTGGAGCTCTGTCCCTAAGCTAGctg gTCTGCAGAGGTGTGGGAAAAGCTGCAGACTGAGGTGGATTAATTACTTGAGGCCTGATTTGAAAAGAGGACCATTTTCACAGCAAGAAGAGAATTTGATCATAGAATTGCATGCAGTTCTTGGAAACAG ATGGTCTCAAATTGCAGCACAGTTACCGGGACGAACAGATAATGAGATAAAAAATCTGTGGAATTCTTGCATTAAGAAGAAGCTGAGACAAAGAGGCATTGATCCGAATACACACAAACCGCTATCAGAGATTGAGAATATTGAGAAAGACAAGATAATTACATCCAtgaccaacaacaacaacaacaaaagcagCAGCATtcttactaataataataataataatgagaaagCTTCTGTTGGATCCAACGAACTGAATATGAATATCATCGAGGCGGCGGTGGTTAATTCCAAGCAACCTACCAGTACTATCACCAGTACCACAATTGCTTTGGAAAGATATCCCATCGAAGTCTCATCGACTTGTTCCAagatcaacaataataacaacatcaCAACCACCACCGCCACCAATAGTAGCAGCAGCAATTTAACTGCTCCAACTCCACCGACGCAAGAATTCTTCCTGCAGGACAGGTCGGAAAGCTCCACTACCAGTTGCAGACCTTcttctcatcatcatcatcatcatgatttCGTGGGTTATTTCGCTTTCCAGCAGCagcatcaccaccaccaccaatccGATTATGGTTCTGAGATGGGGCTTTCTATAAACCAccacaacaataacaacaataacagtTTTAGCTTCATTCAGAATTCCAGGTCTTCTTCTGAAATGGCAACCGAACTGATCCACTCCATGTCCAATTCATCGTCAATTTTCGCcgctcctcctcctcctccgccGCCGCGTGTAAAGCCTTCTATCAGTCTTCCTTCCGATCATCATTGCGATGTGAATTGGGAAGCTGCTGCTGCCGCTGCTGCAGCTGCAGGTACCTTCAGTAATGCTAACAATAATAACAGCAACGGAAGCAGTAGCTGCGGTATGGAATTGCAAAGCAATAGCAATAACTTTTTCGAGAACACTAGCAACAGTGGTTTTCCTTGGGGAGTATTGCAGAGTTCGGAGACGACGATGAAATCTGATAAAGATGATCAACAAGTGGTGCATGTCAATCCCTTAGCTGGTGATCCGGAAGAGATTAAATGGTCTGAATATCTTCACAACTCTTTTCTTCTTGGAGGAGCGTCAAGTAGTAGTACCAGTACTAGTACTACTAACATGTTTAATAGTGATGTTAAACCAGAAACACACTTGTTAACAAATAGGTCAAGTGCTACTGCTGCTGCTGCCACTTggcatcatcatcttcatcatcacctTCATCAGAACCAGCACCAGCAGGTTTTTCAAGCTTCAGAAATGTATACCAAAGATCTGCAGAGACTTGCTGTAGCTTTTGGACAAACACTATGA
- the LOC107411705 gene encoding pectin acetylesterase 12, which yields MMSLFHQSLTDQRALRQRRAMMKLFLWFGVVVVLCLNSGGVDGFVVEHSLNETELPLLDSYGVSAASNNLLMVGLTLIHGANGKGAVCLDGTLPGYHLHRGYGSGANSWLIQLEGGGWCNSIRNCVYRKTTRRGSSNFMEKQIAFTGILSNKPEENPDFFNWNRVKLRYCDGASFTGDSEHKAAGLQFRGQRIWLAAMEDLMSKGMRYAKNALLSGCSAGGLAAILHCDEYRNFFPRTTRVKCLSDAGLFLDAVDVSGGRTLRNIYSGVVGLQGVRNNLPRICTNHLDPTSCFFPQNLISGVRTPLFVLNAAYDSWQIQSSLAPPSADPHGYWHDCRLNHAKCSISQLKFLQGFRNQMLNSIKQFSVSRQNGLFINSCFAHCQSERQDTWFADNSPVLGNKPIALAVGDWYFDRAGVKDIDCPYPCDNTCHHLVFR from the exons ATGATGTCATTGTTCCATCAGTCTCTCACAGATCAACG AGCATTGAGGCAGAGGAGGGCAATGATGAAGCTTTTTTTGTGGTTTGGTGTAGTGGTGGTACTTTGTCTGAACAGTGGGGGGGTTGATGGGTTTGTTGTTGAGCATAGTCTAAATGAAACAGAGCTGCCTTTGTTAGATTCTTATGGAGTCTCAGCAGCAAGTAATAATCTTTTGATGGTAGGTCTCACCCTCATTCATGGAGCTAATGGAAAAGGAGCAG TATGCTTGGATGGAACATTACCCGGGTATCATTTGCATCGTGGATATGGATCAGGAGCAAATAGTTGGCTCATTCAGTTGGAG GGCGGTGGATGGTGCAATAGTATTAGAAATTGTGTTTACCGTAAAACAACGCGAAGGGGATCATCAAATTTCATGGAAAAACAGATTGCATTTACTGGAATACTGAGTAATAAACCTGAAGAAAATCCTG ACTTTTTCAATTGGAATAGAGTAAAGCTTCGCTATTGTGATGGTGCTTCTTTTACTGGAGACAGTGAACATAAG GCTGCAGGATTGCAATTTAGAGGGCAGCGTATATGGTTGGCTGCAATGGAAGATTTAATGTCCAAAGGAATGCGCTATGCCAAGAAT GCTCTTCTTTCTGGATGCTCTGCTGGGGGTCTAGCAGCCATTTTACATTGTGATGAATACAGAAACTTTTTTCCAAGAACTACAAGAGTAAAGTGCCTGAGTGATGCTGGATTGTTTCTTGATGC GGTTGATGTTTCTGGTGGACGAACTCTCAGAAATATATACAGTGGTGTGGTAGGGTTGCAG GGGGTGCGAAATAATCTGCCTCGCATTTGCACTAACCACCTTGATCCTACTTCG TGCTTCTTCCCCCAGAACTTAATCTCCGGTGTGAGGACCCCATTGTTTGTTCTCAATGCAGCCTATGATTCATGGCAG ATCCAATCCAGCTTAGCACCTCCATCAGCAGATCCCCACGGCTACTGGCATGATTGCAGATTAAACCATGCAAAATGTTCCATATCACAGCTTAAATTTCTGCAAG GTTTCAGAAACCAAATGTTGAATTCCATCAAACAATTCTCAGTGTCTCGTCAAAATGGGCTATTTATAAATTCGTGTTTTGCTCACTGCCAAAGTGAGAGGCAGGACACTTGGTTTGCTGATAATTCTCCTGTTCTTGGCAACAAG CCCATCGCACTGGCTGTTGGTGATTGGTATTTTGACCGAGCAGGTGTCAAGGATATTGATTGTCCCTACCCGTGCGACAATACTTGCCACCATCTGGTTTTCCGATGA